The proteins below are encoded in one region of Acanthochromis polyacanthus isolate Apoly-LR-REF ecotype Palm Island chromosome 4, KAUST_Apoly_ChrSc, whole genome shotgun sequence:
- the LOC110950126 gene encoding uncharacterized protein LOC110950126: MNFRMRKEKKTWMVTLEKPEPDSGPLIVSKVKKSTRTMKSKEKIKETNSRSTSNKGPTTCETSGKILRLCVDLMSVLASAKEPVEEEETEEGNSCQSEKEAENSSKKEPSVCKSEEQKHDSGDSYLGLASRGTTETKPSVSPRFVLPPMTQLKAAPGCCECQKIKRSHTPLPPIVSCPQETHISGTVTTNDCRSDGAGREVSDSRPWIDNPLFSKSRSAEFRLPDISLSSLDALLQTVTQKLGRKRRGTDEALWRPVQSDSLLLAVREQHFRETSVRQQDGNVAKLGAVPEASAGGCRVNRQRLPPLFPAVKPPLILTMTKRNFLTSNTLQ, encoded by the exons atgaattttagaatgaggaaagagaagaagacaTGGATGGTAACATTAGAAAAACCTGAACCAGACTCTGGTCCACTGATTGTGAGCAAAGTGAAGAAATCAACAAGAACTATGAAGTCAAAGGAGAAGATCAAAGAGACAAACAGCAGGTCCACCTCAAACAAAGGTCCGACTACATGTGAGACATCAGGGAAGATATTGAGGCTTTGTGTCGACTTAATGTCTGTTTTGGCCTCAGCTAAGGAGcctgtggaggaggaagagacagaagaagGCAACAGCTGCCAAAGTGAAAAGgaagcagaaaacagcagcaagaaAGAGCCATCTGTCTGCAAATCAGAGGAACAGAAACACGATTCTGGAGATTCTTATTTAGGATTAGCTTCGAGAGGAACAACAGAAACCAAACCATCAGTGAGTCCTCGGTTTGTGCTGCCGCCAATGACTCAACTAAAAGCAGCTCCTGGGTGCTGTGAATGTCAGAAGATTAAGAGGAGTCACACACCACTTCCTCCCATCGTTTCATGCCCGCAAGAAACACACATCTCTGGAACCGTTACAACAAACGACTGTAGAAGTGATGGAGCAGGTAGAGAAGTGTCAGACAGCAGGCCCTGGATAGACAATCCTCTGTTCTCTAAAAGT AGGTCTGCTGAGTTCCGTCTTCCTGACATCTCCCTGTCTAGCCTGGACGCTCTGCTGCAGACAGTCACTCAGAAActggggaggaagaggagaggcaCTGATGAAGCTCTGTGGAGACCAGTCCAGTCTGACAGCCTCCTATTGGCTGTTAGAGAACAACATTTCAGAGAGACGAGCGTCAGACAGCAGGATGGAAACGTAGCTAAACT AGGAGCTGTTCCAGAAGCATCAGCTGGTGGCTGCAGAGTGAACAGACAGAGGCTCCCTCCACTTTTTCCTGCAGTCAAACCTCCACTGATCCTCACCATGACCAAGAGAAACTTCCTGACTTCCAACACGCTGCAATGa